The genomic interval ACACCCCGTTTGGACAGCAGgctttctgctgcctgtctCTTACAGAACCTCCCTCACTTCTCTGCATCCTTTGCTTTGTCCTCCCAGGGGGAAGAAACGCAAGGAAATTCCAGCACAGGAACTTTCCCCCGGATGGGAGAGGTGAGTCCACCCCAAGGCTCAGCTGTGTCACTGAGCACCAGCACCTCGGGGTGATGTGCCCCTCAGTTCCCTCCAGGCACACACCATGTGGCTGCTCTCCTGGCTCTGTGGTACAGCCTGTGCTGGGTGGCAAGGGAGAACAAGCCTTGCAAGAACAGCAAAAGGGAGACTGTGTCCAAGGAATAAGATCTGAAGTTACAGTTAGAATGTGGaacttaaaaatgcagaaaaaataccCGTTTGTCTTTGTTATTTTAGAAGGTATACATACAGTATGTGTTCAGGTTCAGAGGCTTTCTGCTCCAGAGGTTTTTCCAGTGGCACAAGGATGCTCAGAGGTCCATCAGGTggctctggcagctcctgcaTGGCCTTCTCAACCTCTCTCCTAGGTGCACAGCACGGAGTGAACGTGAGCGACCCTGGACTGAAGGCAGTGCCTGCTGTGAGCAGCCGAGCCAAGGGCAAGGACAGACTGACAGGCAGAGCCAGAAGGTGAGGGGAtcagcagcagtggcaggagcaggggcttGTGGTGAGCATGGCCAGGCCTCATTCCTTGCCTGAAGCTTTGGAACACATCCTGCCTGACTTTCAGGCACTGCTGATCTGGAGGAACAGCCTCCAGTTGCCAGCTGAACCAGTCACAGTTAGGCTGGATGCTGTGGTGCAGATGTCTTTTCCTCTTAACTCTTCTTCAAGCTCCTGGTGAGGAGGGAAggtgctgctcctgccagctaTGGGCAGCACACAGCCACACAGTCAGCTGCACAGAAGCAGTTTCAGAGTGGCAGCACAGTTAAATGCAATTCACAGGTTCACCCATGTCCTCCCAGGGGcccccctctcctgctgctctccataATTAAATTTCAGCTCAGTCTCCAGTTTCCTGGAGCCACACTGATGGTTTAATAACAGCAATCCTCTTCACAGCTCTGCCGTGCCCTTCAGTGGGCAACAAAAAGATGGAAGAGTTGATTGCATACCCCAAACCTCTCCATTTATCCAGAACACACATTCCAGTCCCTTTTAGTGGTCACATTCCTCAGCCACTCAGGGCAGGTACCACCCTCCAGTTACACAGATGCAGATCTGTGCTGCACGGGGGTTCTGACACCATCACccagcagacaggagctgctggacatcagctgctgcttgctgtaGCTTGGCTGAAGAGCAtcaggcaggggctgggtgTGCAGGGTTCTGCTGAGCCAGGACACAGGTGGGTCCtacacacagctcctgccctgtgTTAAACCtggagatgtttttttaatgttgcttttgtttccagTGTCTGCTTTGAGGGCTTGCACCTGAGCAGCCATAACTCTCAGGTAATGCTGTGGGCTCAGAATCTACTCAGAGCACCAAGATGGGTCATCTTCTGTCTTCCTCAGCCCTGCCAATTAatcagactttttaaaattaaatttagttCTGATAAACTGATGACAAAGAGGGCCAACAGCATGCAAATAATTGAGTTAGCTCTGTCTGTAGGTTACATTCCACCCCTTCCCACTCTTCATCCCAAGTAAAATATATTCAGGAAGGGAAAGCTGATGAGCTGTGCTCATGCTCACTCTGCACCAGACACTGAGTGCAGCACTGGGGAATTACTGCAGTTCCCAGAGGATGTGCAAGGATGGGCATGCCAGTGGGTTTGCTGTTACCTTCTGTAAATACCTTAGAAGgcttcaggctgctgctgaacaCTGCTGTTCAAGCTGTGAAACTGGCAGTGAGTACACACAGTTCTGCCCTGCCTGAAGATCCCAACCCAGCAGGACAAAAACCAAACTCACAGAGCTCAACAACTGTCCCCAGGAGTAAGCATGGTTCTGCTGCTTTGCCTCTGAAATGTGGTTATTCCTGGTAATAAAAAGAGAGATGGGGAGCTGGccagagagagaggcagaaatcAAATCTaaaaagcagcaggcagagagggaatGATTAAAAAATAGGGATagggggctgagcagagggagaaaggagtaaaatttttaaagtggCTGTCTACAAAGCATGagggaagaactgaaaaatgtggACAGGAAGGTGGACAGAGAGATCTGGAAAAAAACGTATCCACAGGAATTACTCAGCAGTGGCACTGGAGAAGAGAatcttgaaggaaaaaaccagaTCTACATGAAGGTAGATGAAGAAGTtaaagcagaggcagctgttGGGCAGAGACTGCTACCCCCACACCAGCTGTAAGATTTTTGACACCACAAATGACCTGACTTGAGGTGATCACCTCCCTAGAACACAGTACTTCTTATGGAGTACAGCTGGCCTAAGATCCCAGCTTGGGGCCAAACTGGATGTGAGGGAAAGGCAGCATTgctctccctgcttccctctgaGCTGGACTGGAGCAGTTCCAGGGTGTCCAGGGCCCCTCCAAGCTAGTCAGAGAACACTGGTCTCTCAGACACTTTTCCTTTAGACTTCAGTCCATCTGTTCCTTTAAAACACAgctccagtgccaccccctcTGCCTCCAGGAGGGCTCACACCACCATTTATTGCTGCAGAGCAGGTTGTGTCTTATTGCAGGAGAGAAGCTTGGTGCTCCCAAGGGCTGGAAGGAATTGCAGAGAAGATGCAGCTCAGGGTTTCTGTCAGTGTGTGCAGGGAACATGAGTTATAACCACTGCAAAGatcattttctgcctttctctctccttcctacTGGAGTCTTTTGTTTCCCTGCACTTGAGGGCTGTGGTttgggtgctgggctgtggctgAGCCCTGCAGATCAGCTCCAAGCTGCTTCACCCTCTGGCTTAAAGAGGCCCCCgtgcccagctctgcaccctgagTGCCCTGAGGTGCTTGCAAGTGCAGTTCACTTCTGCCCTGAGGACTTTTCTGGGTAAAAATGCTTTGTGAGGCAGCTTCCTGTGCCTGTCCAGTGGAGGTCTGGAATATATGGGCACTGTCAGGCAAGCAGGACAAGGCTTTGGCAGACACCAGCACGAGCAAACCATGTATCTTGTTAGTCTGACAACAAATGTCTGTTCTGGCGATGggattttatgttttcattacAGTTAGAATTATAACAACCACTTCCTGAAGATTTAGTGCTCTCAGATGAGTGTCTCTGGGTGGGCTGAGTGCTTTGCAGGTGCCAGAAGGAACTGGACCATCTACATCTGCCACCTTTGTCTGCTGTTGCCTTGTCAAGGGGCTCCAGCAAGGAACACAAGAATTTGCCATAGGAGAACCTGAAGGcctaaattctgcttttttttctttcctggcaggtgggatgcaaaagaaggagaggagctgtgttttctgaaggaTGATGTTGAGGGCCAGGTGGGTTCAGCAGGCAAGGCTGGCTGCTGGCTTTCCTCACACATGTCCAGGCAGGAAAGTCGGAGGCTCTCAGCCTGTGCAGAACTGGGAGCCCTCATTAGCACCCCCCAAATGCATGATGTGGGGACCCTCTGTCTTGCCATGCCCCTCTGTCAGCACTTCTGAAGATTTCTCCTCCTACATCCCTTTACTTCCTTCCATGGCTTTTGCAAAATTTCCCCCAAGTCTTGGGAACCACCCTAGGGAAGGGACACCACATCCTGATGTTGTAATGAGCTGAACTCAGGATCTCCTTCTTTTCCCAGAGGAACCTTGGTATGGAcaagcagaagagcagaggtgaggagggggtggAAGAGAACTGCACAGCTGAGCTGGAAGAAAAGGTGAAACAGCCAAGCCCCCAGGATCATGGAGCCTCCTCATCACAAAGGCTGCCAAGTGGGAAGGTCCAGGCTGCCCACAACATCcagaaggaggagcagggaggagtgAAGGGCTCCAGCATGGAGGGGGCTGTGGCCAGCACAGATGACTCTGAGCCAGGGCCCAAGACAAGTGTGGAAAGTGTTGGGGAAAGTGCCCGTGGGAAGCCTGGCACTGCTGACatctctgaggaggaggaggggagcacTCCCAGCACTGCTTCCAACCTTCCAAGCACTGTGCCAgccaccaggcacagcagagagcagccctTGTCATTGCCCATGGGAGAGAATGCCAGTGGAGCTGGttcagagaaaaacacagctccagagcaggagTCCAGGGAGGGCCCTTCAAACAGCCCTGGAGGAAAGCTGGACACAGACAGACTGGATGCAGGTCAAGGACAGCTGGTGACAAAAACAGGGGAGGAAGTGACCCAAGACACTGCCCCTCAGGGGCAAACACTTGCACTGAGAGGAGGTGAAGATGCTGAAGGCACTGAGCACAGAGGAGAACCTTTGCCCCCAGGGAAAGCCAACCCTGACAAGACTGTTGTGTCTGAGCAGGacacagcacaggcacagcccagggaaggggaaCAGCCTGAGGACCTCAAGGACAAGGACAGTGGGGACACTCTCAACTAGCAAAGATTGCACCAGCTTGCCTGAGACAGAAGGTGAGTGCCTGACCCCATCCCCATGTGTGTTTGTTATCCAGCTGTGGGACAGATCCACAGctccctttgctgtgctgtgacAGCATCATACCAGGTAACTAACCCAAAGTGCTAATTAGTAGTGATGTGGGCCCTTCAGGCAGTCTAAATCTGAGGAAAATTTGGGCCGAAAACTGGACTTCTGGGTCTGGCTGGTGACATGGATTAGTTAGGGCACAAAGTGAAACTCTTCCTGGGAAGGGATAACCTCAGAAGGGATAGATAGCATGGCTGGATTTGCTCTTGCCTCTGAGGTGATGACAAGCAGGATAACCTGAAGTCAGTGTGCTCCCCTTCCCAAAACTCTTGCAAAGCTCCAGAGGCCCACCTTGTGGACAGTAGTTTGAAGGAGGTCAGCTGCATGTGGGATTCTCTTCCTGCTGCAGATCTGAGATCTCCACTTTGGGTTTTCCCTGTGGTAACACTGGTGTGCCCAGCAGTCTGTAAATGCAAAGGGGGGGATGGCTCCTGCTGGAAAGGGCAGGGAAccaaagagaaaggggaagaacaCATCTGGTTACAGAGGTTTCACTCAAGCAAGGAAGTTTCTTCCAGAAAGGCAAATACAGAACAAATCCAGGAGAAAGAACAAAGTATGacagtcagggaaaaaaaaatgtggaaaaaaatgtggaaattaaGAGGAAAGGGCAAGGGCAGAGTGCAGGGGCTCTTTGGCAGTCACTTTTGCAAAACATGTTCTTTGCAGGCACTGTCAGTGCTGCTTAGCTGTTATATTTAGTGGTGTTCTAGGGCATCATTGTCACCTCCTCTCTGCTGAAGTCACCCCAAAGCAATGTAACCTCTCCCTTTGCAGCAGGGATAGGGCACTgtcaggcagagctggggttggCAACAGCCAGGAACAGAGAGAGCAACACTGAGGAGATCAGGTATTAAACAGTGCTGCACTTCTCCTGCTAGAATGCAAAATGAAGTTTGTTTATTCCTTCTGTGTCCAGTGCCATGAATTCAGGTGCCCAAACCACCTGAATTTATTTGCTTCCTCTCACCACTTGAGTGTAATCCTTAAGGAACAGGTAGTCCTGAGGGAATGGCCCATGATCCAGTGCAAGAGGCTGTGGGCTGGTGGCTCAGCTCTGGTTTTTGTACAGCTGAACACTGAATTGCAGGTGCCTGTGCCTCATGACTGCTCTGACATCAGCACAGTTACCAGATTATCCCACTCCagcaggggatggagggggtgTTTTCCCCCCGTGGGGTGTGAACAATGCTAACTCAAGTTCTCTGTGGGTGAAGGACTTCaagtgggaagaagaaaataggtACTTGTTCTGCAAGCCTCCAGGAGGTGCCCAGCAGCTCAGTCTTGGTAAATCTGGGCCAGCTGGAAACCTTTCCTGTGTTCTGTGTCCAGGTAACCAGCAGATATTATACCAGGGAATGCCTTGAAGTGCCTGGTGGAAAACAGGAGCAAAATCTGTGAGAATTTGAACTCTAGAGAGGCTGTGTGATTACTGCTGTGGGGCACAGAGGGGTGGGAGCAACAGTGGAAGGAACCAGGGCCCATGTGAGACAGGACAAGGAGAAGCACCTGGGGGGATGCACCCTCATGGGTGAGCCAGACTGGTTAATGATGTCCTGCCAGCAACTAACAGCCCAGggagattttttaaattttattttatttttttctatgaaaaatacagatttgacAGATGCCCTGTGTGTGCCAGAAACGTGTCTGcttcagcatttcctttttcatgAAACCCACACTGGAGCCCTCGTTAAaccttttcaaagcagaaaattttcaTGTTATCTTTTTAGATACTGGTGATTCAGTTTTGATCTGGTGCAGTTTTGGGGAGTTCAGCACTGAAACAGATGGTCTGATTTTGCAAAATACAGCCTGCCAACccccagatgaaaaaaaaaacattccattACAGAGTTTATGCTGTGGGCTTTCCATCAAGCACCAGATCCTGTACCAGgtcagctcctctgctgccagggacATGGCCTCTCCTCACAGGTCTCCCACgtcccaaagcagagcagagatttgCAGTAAACATCAGCAGGGGGGGGTAAGAAGATGTTCTGCTGCCCCTGGGCCCCACACACTGACTGGGGCTGCACTCCCCACCGTGGGTGCTGCCAACAGCAGCCACCAAGTGGGGTTCAGAgctgccactgctcagctctctggGTGGCACTAAAAATCCCCATCACCTCCAGAGCCACTGGAGCTGCAGTGCAGAGTGTGGTGGGGCTTTCATCCTTTGCTTCAAATAACAAGGAGTAAATATTTACCCAAAGTGCAGGACTGGAATCCCTGGAGGGTGTCCAAGGAGTCCCAGAGAAGTAAACGATacacaaaaaccacagaagCTTTTCCTTGAATGCTcttgagaaaaattaatcttaacATCTTTAGAGAAAATACAGCTGGGGGTGGAtttccagagcagctctggggatcTGACCTTGCAGCTCTGGCTGACGTAAACAGgagtggggcaggaggggagcagagctcaACCTCCTGATGCAAaccagtgctgaaggttggTGCAGGAAGCAGTGCAAGCAGGAGCCAGCACTGCCCGTGCAGatccagagctgctgaagaacATGGCAGTGTCCTCAGGGGACAAGGGACCATCTGCTGCTTCATCTTGGACGTTGGCCTTGACAGTCTCCAGGGTTTGACTGGAATGGCATCAACCTCCCTGGTCCTTCCTGCAGCCCACACCCCCCTCTggagccccccagcagcccGTGGGCATTTCAGATGCTCTGGGCACATCTGAGTGCCATGTCCCACCAAAGAAGGgttcacagaattacagaaagtCAGCCTTTCCCCCTTAAAATCTGGGTATCTAGGTGTGGAGGCAGGTAGAGGAGAGCAGATCCCACTCACAGGTCAGTGTTTTCACCAGGGAAAAGCTCCTACACCCTTCTGCCCTTGGCAGGCACATGTGCTGCCCCCCCAGGAAAGGTTTTGGGTGAGAGGGCCACAAAGGCCACCCCAAAATCATCCCCTCCCCTTGATGCTCCAGGTGCTGcacaaaccacacaaaaatgATTGCTCTGGacacaaaagcagagagagaatcAGTCTCAGCTAAGGCAGAGGAGGATTGGGA from Heliangelus exortis chromosome 18, bHelExo1.hap1, whole genome shotgun sequence carries:
- the CCDC9B gene encoding coiled-coil domain-containing protein 9B isoform X1, with product MSNMHRAEAAVDDAMLRKKEQKDVELDKKILALRKKNEALIRRYQEIEEDKKRAEQEGMAVTSRRPKHDGLTITITKAHNDLKDAITQTEHYGEDSPALSMDKRVVSEKWVSPCPPSSGYTIGSEEEEEEEEADHMFTFRMGKRMQLAVTMDNKGKGKRIVSEKRGECFPAPGRVPEPGEEETDHLVAFRRGRRMQIAITMDNKDKAEERRTAEKRRSESDKGPDSEHSRKDGGKSVQKGPGDLSLPMSGRERSEYIRWKREREQIDLERLARHKNARGEWRRAWDVEKSEHMFEEDFVKDGEPALDNPSNKKGGRNARKFQHRNFPPDGRGAQHGVNVSDPGLKAVPAVSSRAKGKDRLTGRARRWDAKEGEELCFLKDDVEGQRNLGMDKQKSRGEEGVEENCTAELEEKVKQPSPQDHGASSSQRLPSGKVQAAHNIQKEEQGGVKGSSMEGAVASTDDSEPGPKTSVESVGESARGKPGTADISEEEEGSTPSTASNLPSTVPATRHSREQPLSLPMGENASGAGSEKNTAPEQESREGPSNSPGGKLDTDRLDAGQGQLVTKTGEEVTQDTAPQGQTLALRGGEDAEGTEHRGEPLPPGKANPDKTVVSEQDTAQAQPREGEQPEDLKDKDSGDTLN
- the CCDC9B gene encoding coiled-coil domain-containing protein 9B isoform X3, coding for MSNMHRAEAAVDDAMLRKKEQKDVELDKKILALRKKNEALIRRYQEIEEDKKRAEQEGMAVTSRRPKHDGLTITITKAHNDKRVVSEKWVSPCPPSSGYTIGSEEEEEEEEADHMFTFRMGKRMQLAVTMDNKGKGKRIVSEKRGECFPAPGRVPEPGEEETDHLVAFRRGRRMQIAITMDNKDKAEERRTAEKRRSESDKGPDSEHSRKDGGKSVQKGPGDLSLPMSGRERSEYIRWKREREQIDLERLARHKNARGEWRRAWDVEKSEHMFEEDFVKDGEPALDNPSNKKGGRNARKFQHRNFPPDGRGAQHGVNVSDPGLKAVPAVSSRAKGKDRLTGRARRWDAKEGEELCFLKDDVEGQRNLGMDKQKSRGEEGVEENCTAELEEKVKQPSPQDHGASSSQRLPSGKVQAAHNIQKEEQGGVKGSSMEGAVASTDDSEPGPKTSVESVGESARGKPGTADISEEEEGSTPSTASNLPSTVPATRHSREQPLSLPMGENASGAGSEKNTAPEQESREGPSNSPGGKLDTDRLDAGQGQLVTKTGEEVTQDTAPQGQTLALRGGEDAEGTEHRGEPLPPGKANPDKTVVSEQDTAQAQPREGEQPEDLKDKDSGDTLN
- the CCDC9B gene encoding coiled-coil domain-containing protein 9B isoform X4; its protein translation is MSNMHRAEAAVDDAMLRKKEQKDVELDKKILALRKKNEALIRRYQEIEEDKKRAEQEGMAVTSRRPKHDGLTITITKAHNDLKDAITQTEHYGEDSPALSMDKRVVSEKWVSPCPPSSGYTIGSEEEEEEEEADHMFTFRMGKRMQLAVTMDNKGKGKRIVSEKRGECFPAPGRVPEPGEEETDHLVAFRRGRRMQIAITMDNKDKDGGKSVQKGPGDLSLPMSGRERSEYIRWKREREQIDLERLARHKNARGEWRRAWDVEKSEHMFEEDFVKDGEPALDNPSNKKGGRNARKFQHRNFPPDGRGAQHGVNVSDPGLKAVPAVSSRAKGKDRLTGRARRWDAKEGEELCFLKDDVEGQRNLGMDKQKSRGEEGVEENCTAELEEKVKQPSPQDHGASSSQRLPSGKVQAAHNIQKEEQGGVKGSSMEGAVASTDDSEPGPKTSVESVGESARGKPGTADISEEEEGSTPSTASNLPSTVPATRHSREQPLSLPMGENASGAGSEKNTAPEQESREGPSNSPGGKLDTDRLDAGQGQLVTKTGEEVTQDTAPQGQTLALRGGEDAEGTEHRGEPLPPGKANPDKTVVSEQDTAQAQPREGEQPEDLKDKDSGDTLN
- the CCDC9B gene encoding coiled-coil domain-containing protein 9B isoform X2 — translated: MLRKKEQKDVELDKKILALRKKNEALIRRYQEIEEDKKRAEQEGMAVTSRRPKHDGLTITITKAHNDLKDAITQTEHYGEDSPALSMDKRVVSEKWVSPCPPSSGYTIGSEEEEEEEEADHMFTFRMGKRMQLAVTMDNKGKGKRIVSEKRGECFPAPGRVPEPGEEETDHLVAFRRGRRMQIAITMDNKDKAEERRTAEKRRSESDKGPDSEHSRKDGGKSVQKGPGDLSLPMSGRERSEYIRWKREREQIDLERLARHKNARGEWRRAWDVEKSEHMFEEDFVKDGEPALDNPSNKKGGRNARKFQHRNFPPDGRGAQHGVNVSDPGLKAVPAVSSRAKGKDRLTGRARRWDAKEGEELCFLKDDVEGQRNLGMDKQKSRGEEGVEENCTAELEEKVKQPSPQDHGASSSQRLPSGKVQAAHNIQKEEQGGVKGSSMEGAVASTDDSEPGPKTSVESVGESARGKPGTADISEEEEGSTPSTASNLPSTVPATRHSREQPLSLPMGENASGAGSEKNTAPEQESREGPSNSPGGKLDTDRLDAGQGQLVTKTGEEVTQDTAPQGQTLALRGGEDAEGTEHRGEPLPPGKANPDKTVVSEQDTAQAQPREGEQPEDLKDKDSGDTLN